A section of the Spirosoma pollinicola genome encodes:
- a CDS encoding MFS transporter, whose amino-acid sequence MLTALPTSNYPLTLSRSRWLRYVVFFYLYIMQGVPAGFSLTALANYLTAEGVSPSTIGSFAAVVGLPWAFQFIWGPLIDRYQNSSMGRRKPWVISAQCLAFLASLGLLFVRNPTTNVSTLAWFFFGHSIFAAVQDASVDAMAISVIPEAERGRVNAFMRAGFLIGTGVGAAVFSQLLHTYGFFNAALFQSLCLLAFTVLTFFIRERPGERLLPSFKRQSVESPSTQIARQGTTPDHSFRWLFSELFKGLFARRSVLLFGSVVAAYVSISLFMRAYNYHLIQKLGWADTSVSILTGTYGMLVATGVALMGGYIADRISPRRLLVIVLAIVAVYLLSFNIMSATWIQREVAQTGLVALYFMDPGISVAAMPVLMAICRKGVEGSQFTTYMAFVNLSDIVGSFIAGHALTYVSAPTIGLFAGGLAAVATVTIFFTVRHYTLRDTKSI is encoded by the coding sequence GTGTTAACGGCCCTTCCTACCTCCAACTATCCGCTCACGCTGAGCCGAAGCCGCTGGCTACGGTACGTAGTGTTTTTCTATCTATATATAATGCAGGGGGTTCCGGCAGGTTTTTCCCTGACAGCCCTCGCCAACTACCTTACCGCCGAAGGGGTCAGCCCGTCGACCATTGGATCGTTTGCGGCTGTTGTGGGCTTACCCTGGGCCTTTCAATTTATATGGGGACCACTGATTGACCGCTACCAGAATTCATCGATGGGTCGCCGAAAACCCTGGGTTATTAGCGCCCAGTGTCTGGCCTTTCTAGCATCGCTGGGGCTCTTATTCGTCCGAAACCCAACAACCAATGTATCAACACTGGCGTGGTTTTTTTTTGGACATAGTATTTTTGCCGCTGTTCAGGATGCCAGTGTAGATGCTATGGCCATTTCGGTGATACCAGAAGCTGAGCGTGGACGGGTAAACGCGTTTATGCGGGCAGGATTCCTGATTGGTACGGGTGTTGGGGCGGCCGTGTTTTCTCAACTTCTGCATACATACGGCTTTTTCAACGCAGCCCTCTTCCAATCTCTCTGCCTGTTAGCCTTTACAGTACTGACATTTTTCATACGGGAGCGCCCCGGCGAACGGCTCCTGCCTTCGTTCAAACGTCAATCAGTTGAATCCCCATCAACACAAATAGCCCGGCAAGGCACGACACCCGATCATAGTTTCCGTTGGTTGTTCAGCGAGCTTTTCAAGGGGTTGTTCGCCAGGCGAAGTGTACTTCTATTTGGCTCTGTAGTGGCGGCCTATGTAAGCATCAGTTTATTTATGCGGGCTTATAATTACCACCTGATTCAGAAACTAGGCTGGGCCGATACATCCGTTTCGATTTTGACGGGCACCTATGGGATGCTCGTCGCGACAGGGGTTGCCCTGATGGGCGGGTATATAGCCGACCGCATTAGTCCCCGTCGGCTGCTTGTCATTGTTCTGGCTATTGTAGCCGTTTATCTGCTCAGTTTCAATATCATGTCGGCCACTTGGATTCAGCGCGAAGTTGCCCAAACAGGTCTGGTTGCGTTATACTTTATGGATCCTGGCATTAGCGTGGCTGCCATGCCCGTGCTGATGGCCATCTGCCGAAAAGGTGTGGAAGGTTCGCAGTTCACTACCTACATGGCATTTGTGAACCTCTCCGACATTGTCGGTTCATTTATTGCCGGTCATGCGCTAACGTATGTTTCGGCACCAACGATTGGACTTTTTGCGGGTGGATTGGCGGCTGTGGCTACCGTCACGATTTTCTTCACTGTTAGGCATTATACACTTCGCGATACCAAATCAATATGA
- a CDS encoding GNAT family N-acetyltransferase, producing the protein MITPEIVNDLYIVQVANENHLRLAETICHEMEESAKARGTGIAKRSPIYVMEKMLEGKAIVAMTLTGEWVGFCYIETWEHGKFVANSGLIVHPDYRKSGIATRIKAKAFELSRAMFPTAKIIGITTSLAVMKINSDLGYQPVTLSELPADEAFWKGCQTCANFDILTRTNRKHCLCTGMQYDPEDHKKEEKDENWNFLKESKLYERWMRIKNRILMRINPTDRSRRNNRELETV; encoded by the coding sequence ATGATCACACCAGAAATAGTTAACGATTTATACATCGTTCAAGTCGCAAATGAAAATCATTTGCGGTTAGCCGAAACCATCTGCCATGAAATGGAAGAAAGCGCGAAAGCCCGGGGAACCGGCATTGCCAAGCGATCGCCTATTTATGTCATGGAGAAAATGCTCGAAGGGAAAGCCATTGTGGCTATGACTCTAACGGGCGAATGGGTTGGCTTTTGCTATATTGAAACCTGGGAACACGGCAAGTTCGTGGCCAATTCCGGGTTGATTGTACACCCCGACTATCGCAAAAGCGGTATTGCTACAAGAATCAAAGCCAAGGCATTTGAACTCTCGCGGGCGATGTTTCCAACGGCCAAAATTATTGGTATTACAACCAGTCTGGCCGTGATGAAAATCAATTCTGACCTGGGATACCAACCAGTCACATTGAGCGAGTTACCCGCCGACGAGGCATTCTGGAAAGGGTGCCAAACCTGCGCTAACTTCGATATTCTGACCCGAACCAATCGAAAGCACTGCCTATGTACAGGCATGCAATACGATCCGGAAGATCATAAAAAAGAAGAGAAAGACGAGAACTGGAATTTCCTGAAGGAGTCGAAACTATATGAGCGCTGGATGCGAATCAAGAATCGTATTCTGATGCGTATCAATCCCACAGATCGCTCGCGTCGCAATAATCGTGAATTGGAGACGGTCTGA
- a CDS encoding cryptochrome/photolyase family protein — MSEPLSLVWLRRDLRLHDNAALYHAFKSGRPVLPVFIFDRLILDALDDRNDRRVEFLVQEINRLQDELAKLGSTIIVRYGKPVDVWKELISQYTIGDVFANHDYEVYAKERDKTIGDLLAEHAIGFHTSKDQVLFERDEVLTGKKTPYTVFTPYSRNWREKLTDFYLKAYPTETYFKQFWKTKSLPVPTLDEMGFEPVGESFPPRATPDSLIDSYKKTRDFPALPHSTSQLSIHLRFGTVSVRDLARQAKQVEDKTFLTELCWRDFYFQVLDHFPHVEKQSFRREYDQIEWRNNEAEFEKWCRGETGYPIVDAGMRQLNTIGWMHNRVRMITASFLCKHLLIDWRWGEAYFGKKLRDYDLSANNGGWQWAAGSGTDAAPYFRVFNPTLQAKRFDAKDVYIREWVPELDTPNYPKPIVEHTMARQRAIDTYRKALKKVK, encoded by the coding sequence ATGTCTGAACCGCTCTCGCTGGTCTGGCTCCGGCGCGATTTGCGTCTGCACGACAATGCTGCCTTGTATCATGCTTTCAAAAGTGGCCGCCCTGTTCTTCCTGTTTTTATTTTTGATCGCCTAATTCTTGATGCCCTGGATGACCGAAACGACCGTCGGGTCGAGTTTCTGGTTCAGGAGATTAATCGCCTTCAGGATGAGTTGGCTAAACTGGGTTCGACTATTATTGTGCGTTATGGCAAGCCAGTCGATGTGTGGAAAGAACTGATCAGCCAGTATACCATTGGCGACGTATTCGCCAATCACGATTACGAGGTATATGCCAAAGAGCGCGATAAAACTATTGGTGATTTGCTGGCTGAGCACGCCATTGGGTTTCATACCAGTAAAGACCAGGTCCTTTTCGAGCGGGATGAAGTACTCACCGGCAAAAAAACGCCTTATACCGTTTTTACCCCCTATAGCCGTAACTGGCGCGAAAAACTGACAGACTTTTACCTGAAAGCATACCCTACCGAAACCTACTTTAAGCAATTTTGGAAAACTAAATCCCTGCCTGTTCCTACGCTGGATGAAATGGGTTTCGAGCCGGTAGGAGAGTCGTTCCCGCCCCGAGCCACGCCCGATAGCCTGATTGATTCGTATAAGAAAACCCGTGATTTTCCGGCTTTGCCGCATAGTACGAGTCAACTGAGTATTCACCTGCGATTTGGTACCGTTAGTGTTCGCGATCTGGCTAGACAGGCGAAACAGGTAGAGGATAAAACGTTCCTGACTGAACTCTGCTGGCGTGACTTTTACTTTCAGGTACTCGACCATTTTCCGCACGTTGAGAAACAATCCTTCCGGCGGGAGTATGATCAGATCGAGTGGCGTAACAATGAGGCTGAGTTTGAGAAGTGGTGCCGGGGCGAAACAGGTTACCCTATCGTGGATGCCGGGATGCGCCAGTTAAATACCATCGGCTGGATGCATAATCGTGTTCGGATGATTACGGCCAGTTTTTTGTGCAAACACCTGCTCATCGACTGGCGGTGGGGCGAAGCTTATTTTGGCAAAAAACTTCGTGATTATGACCTGTCGGCCAACAATGGCGGCTGGCAGTGGGCAGCGGGGTCAGGTACCGATGCCGCTCCGTATTTCCGGGTTTTTAACCCTACACTACAAGCCAAAAGGTTCGATGCCAAAGACGTATATATTCGAGAGTGGGTGCCTGAATTAGACACTCCAAACTACCCCAAACCTATTGTAGAGCATACAATGGCCCGGCAACGGGCTATTGACACCTACCGCAAAGCACTGAAAAAGGTTAAATAG
- a CDS encoding TonB-dependent receptor produces MRLQLPLLFCIALFCLCSSVVAQQRLRLSVVVRDGVTKKPIPGASLFIAETKAGAQADSLGVISINHPPGVLTMYVSAVGYFRGRETVVLDFNKRVEYLLQPRSTDLEEVDVRATRKDKNIKDVQMGQIQISMPELKRMPVVLGEPDILKALTLQAGVTTAGEGAGGFNVRGGRSDQNLVLVDGAPLFNTSHLLGFYTNINPDMVQDVSLNKGAFSAQYGGRVSSLLLMSTRNGNKDGWRVSGGVSPVSVRVAVDGPITKKLTLLAGGRIAFPNYLLQLFPTASVKNSRAFFFDGNLKLTYTPDERNTISLSAYRSQDNFQFPGDTLYGWHSSVLTGRWSYLIRPNMQVNLAALYSGYYLNVDGVAPNLAFRFTSHVEQREGKADLFYTINKKYKIQVGTNAILYGSQTGAIQPTSDQSSINPKQINPEKGRELGAYINTEWELTPNITLMAGLRYSAFALLGPQTVYGYAENVPVSPETVTDSVRYQSGQVAQTYGGFEPRLALRVQLARNTSIKASAGRTRQYLNLISNTTAITPLDFWKLSDRYLPPQIADQVSLGLFQNFRDNAIEVSVEGYYKRLQHQIEYRYGANLILNPKLETALLQAAGKAYGVEFGLAKNNGRLTGQLNYTYARSLIAVQTQFDALRINGGDYYPSYIDRPHTFNVQARWSMSHNWSFSSNFVYYTGVPATYPDGQYTYNGEPVQDYSRRNADRIPDYHRLDVAFSKDTRFNKAQKRYGIWTLGLYNVYAHKNPYSIYFTRFNQRTESYRLSVFGTVIPSIAYNFYF; encoded by the coding sequence ATGAGGTTACAGCTACCGCTGCTTTTCTGCATTGCTCTATTCTGTCTTTGTTCGTCGGTAGTGGCTCAACAGCGACTTCGCCTGAGTGTCGTTGTGCGCGATGGCGTTACAAAAAAACCAATTCCCGGGGCCAGCCTGTTTATTGCCGAAACGAAGGCCGGGGCGCAGGCAGATAGTTTAGGCGTCATTTCTATTAACCACCCGCCGGGTGTGCTGACAATGTATGTGTCGGCCGTTGGCTACTTCCGAGGACGGGAAACCGTTGTCCTTGATTTCAATAAACGAGTCGAGTACCTGCTACAGCCGCGTTCCACCGATCTGGAGGAAGTCGATGTACGGGCTACCCGCAAAGACAAAAACATCAAAGACGTGCAGATGGGGCAGATTCAGATCAGTATGCCCGAACTGAAACGGATGCCCGTGGTATTGGGTGAGCCCGATATCCTGAAAGCCCTCACACTCCAGGCGGGTGTTACTACGGCTGGCGAAGGCGCGGGCGGGTTTAATGTTCGGGGTGGACGATCCGATCAGAACCTGGTGCTGGTTGACGGCGCCCCTCTATTTAATACGTCGCACCTGTTGGGCTTTTACACGAATATTAACCCCGACATGGTGCAGGATGTGAGCCTCAATAAAGGAGCATTTTCGGCTCAATATGGCGGACGCGTATCGTCGTTGCTGTTAATGAGTACCCGAAACGGTAATAAAGACGGTTGGCGTGTATCGGGTGGGGTAAGTCCGGTGAGCGTGAGGGTAGCGGTTGATGGGCCAATCACAAAAAAATTAACCCTGCTGGCCGGTGGGCGTATCGCCTTTCCGAATTACCTGTTGCAGTTATTTCCAACAGCAAGCGTAAAAAACAGCCGGGCTTTCTTTTTCGACGGAAATCTGAAACTGACCTATACACCTGACGAACGAAATACGATTTCGTTGTCGGCCTACCGTAGTCAGGATAATTTCCAGTTTCCGGGCGATACCCTTTATGGCTGGCATTCGAGTGTGTTAACAGGCCGCTGGAGTTACCTTATCCGTCCAAACATGCAGGTCAATCTGGCTGCTCTTTATAGTGGCTATTACCTGAATGTAGATGGCGTAGCGCCTAACCTGGCTTTCCGGTTTACGTCGCACGTTGAGCAACGGGAAGGCAAGGCAGATCTGTTTTACACGATCAACAAGAAGTATAAAATTCAGGTCGGTACAAATGCGATTCTGTACGGTAGCCAAACGGGGGCCATTCAACCTACGAGCGATCAGTCGAGTATAAATCCGAAGCAAATCAATCCGGAGAAAGGCCGGGAATTGGGAGCCTATATCAATACCGAGTGGGAGTTAACACCAAATATTACGTTAATGGCTGGCCTGCGTTATTCGGCTTTTGCGTTACTGGGGCCGCAAACGGTTTATGGATACGCCGAAAATGTACCAGTCTCACCCGAAACCGTTACTGATTCAGTGCGCTACCAATCCGGGCAAGTTGCCCAGACCTATGGAGGTTTTGAGCCCCGACTGGCCTTGCGCGTTCAACTGGCTAGGAATACGTCGATCAAAGCCAGTGCGGGTCGAACACGCCAATACCTGAACCTGATTTCAAACACAACGGCCATTACGCCACTCGATTTCTGGAAATTAAGCGACCGCTATCTGCCGCCCCAAATTGCAGATCAGGTATCGCTGGGGCTATTTCAGAACTTCCGCGATAATGCGATTGAAGTTAGTGTGGAAGGTTATTACAAACGACTTCAGCATCAGATAGAATACCGGTATGGTGCTAACCTGATCCTGAATCCTAAACTCGAAACCGCGCTCTTGCAGGCTGCCGGGAAGGCCTATGGGGTTGAGTTTGGACTCGCTAAAAATAATGGTCGACTGACGGGACAGCTTAATTATACCTATGCCCGCTCGTTGATTGCCGTACAAACGCAGTTCGATGCACTCCGCATCAATGGGGGCGACTATTACCCGTCTTACATTGACCGCCCGCATACGTTCAATGTGCAGGCCCGTTGGTCTATGTCGCACAACTGGTCGTTTTCGAGCAACTTTGTCTATTACACCGGTGTTCCCGCGACCTACCCGGATGGGCAATATACTTACAACGGCGAGCCGGTGCAGGATTACTCGCGCCGTAATGCCGACCGTATTCCCGACTATCATCGGCTGGATGTAGCCTTCTCGAAAGATACCCGATTCAACAAAGCACAAAAGCGTTACGGAATCTGGACGTTGGGACTCTACAATGTGTATGCGCACAAGAACCCGTACTCTATTTATTTTACCCGCTTCAACCAGCGGACAGAATCGTATCGGCTGTCGGTATTTGGTACAGTAATTCCTTCCATTGCCTACAATTTCTATTTTTAG
- a CDS encoding DUF4249 domain-containing protein, whose amino-acid sequence MRQLSSYILILIALAACIDQVQLPVRTEAPRLVVEGQITNEAPPYTVRLTYTGKYGGESGQNINDQYVKEAQVSVADDQGRSTRFASMGTGIYQTTDLNFRGQVGRAYSLSVVLADGNRYVTKSERMPAVPVVDSISVKAVKTGNLSIPYALSYGVNTRDPANEQNYYRWTAFGYTVRLSVGVPCSLGNPSKCNYTCWTSASNTVVNIYSDEAINGNTIRDRFALQMPIYAIAPQLVEIQQYAITQPNYQFWKLYQQQNARTGSIFDPLPAPVTGNLVNTNDPTDIARGYFAVTSITRKRLRQQTVPNVGFYPAITSFISSQLIPDGDCRATYGWNVPVLEPDGWQ is encoded by the coding sequence ATGCGTCAACTTAGTAGTTATATTCTCATTTTGATCGCCTTAGCTGCCTGTATTGATCAGGTTCAATTGCCTGTTCGTACTGAAGCCCCAAGGTTGGTTGTAGAAGGACAGATCACCAACGAAGCCCCGCCATATACGGTTCGGCTTACATACACCGGTAAGTACGGGGGTGAAAGTGGGCAAAATATCAATGATCAATACGTGAAAGAAGCGCAGGTTAGTGTGGCCGATGATCAGGGGCGCTCAACGCGTTTTGCGTCGATGGGAACAGGGATATATCAAACCACAGATTTAAACTTTCGTGGTCAGGTAGGACGTGCCTATAGTTTATCTGTTGTCTTGGCCGATGGTAACCGCTACGTTACTAAATCAGAACGGATGCCTGCTGTGCCGGTGGTTGACAGTATTTCGGTGAAAGCCGTTAAAACGGGCAACCTGAGTATTCCTTACGCTCTTTCTTATGGCGTTAATACACGTGACCCCGCCAATGAGCAGAATTATTACCGCTGGACAGCCTTTGGCTACACGGTTCGTTTGTCAGTTGGCGTGCCGTGTAGCTTGGGAAATCCCAGTAAGTGCAATTACACCTGCTGGACGTCGGCGTCGAATACTGTTGTCAATATATACAGTGACGAAGCGATTAATGGCAATACGATTCGGGATCGATTTGCCTTGCAGATGCCTATCTATGCCATAGCCCCGCAACTGGTAGAAATACAGCAGTATGCGATTACTCAACCGAATTACCAATTCTGGAAACTCTATCAGCAACAAAACGCCCGAACCGGGAGTATTTTCGATCCACTACCCGCACCCGTCACGGGAAATCTGGTCAATACAAATGACCCAACCGATATAGCACGGGGCTACTTTGCCGTAACATCTATCACCCGGAAGCGTTTGCGTCAGCAGACTGTCCCTAATGTTGGTTTTTATCCGGCTATAACTAGTTTTATTAGCAGCCAGCTTATTCCAGATGGCGACTGCCGGGCAACATACGGTTGGAATGTGCCTGTGCTGGAGCCAGATGGCTGGCAGTAA